The following coding sequences are from one Pyrobaculum sp. 3827-6 window:
- a CDS encoding LysE family translocator, with the protein MGFGSLISGLMLGYSLAVPPGPMNALIAAWSLRSFRHGFAVGAGAMSADFLLMVLTLALYSRLKALGAEYFTPFYTAGGAFFLYLAYKIFESRPPGRGEGGGGSPARGYLLGVFLGLINPYQVGWWLTAGLSSIAQFGVEWAAGLFTAILTWITTFPAAVRAGWELSSRATWLAIKIFSVATLLFFGVYFLIKAAGVQLPWIG; encoded by the coding sequence ATGGGCTTCGGCTCGCTGATCTCTGGTCTGATGCTCGGCTACAGCCTCGCCGTGCCCCCCGGCCCCATGAACGCGCTGATCGCGGCGTGGTCGCTGAGGAGCTTTAGACACGGCTTCGCGGTGGGAGCGGGGGCCATGAGCGCCGACTTTCTACTAATGGTGCTTACCCTCGCCCTCTACTCCAGGCTAAAGGCGCTGGGGGCGGAGTACTTCACGCCGTTCTACACGGCGGGCGGCGCCTTCTTTCTATACCTAGCCTACAAGATATTCGAATCCAGACCTCCCGGGAGGGGAGAGGGAGGAGGCGGCTCCCCGGCGAGGGGGTACCTCCTGGGCGTCTTCCTGGGCCTCATAAATCCGTACCAGGTGGGGTGGTGGCTCACGGCGGGGCTCAGCTCCATTGCGCAGTTCGGCGTGGAGTGGGCCGCCGGCCTGTTCACGGCCATACTAACGTGGATAACCACCTTCCCAGCCGCCGTGAGGGCTGGCTGGGAGCTCAGTAGCAGGGCGACGTGGCTAGCTATAAAAATCTTCTCAGTGGCGACGCTCCTATTTTTCGGCGTCTACTTCCTAATAAAGGCCGCGGGCGTACAGCTACCGTGGATAGGCTGA
- a CDS encoding TIGR04084 family radical SAM/SPASM domain-containing protein, whose amino-acid sequence MLWFLLTTGACNLSCRYCGGSFNPRHSPWRPQVEPREVARFIAQRDPAPVVFFYGGEPLLNPRYVVEVMEALPGARFGIQTNGTLVRNLPPEYWRRMSTVLLSIDGPPEVTDFYRGPGVYKRVVEALRWLRGEVGCGCKIIARMAVSRRSSLLRDVAHLLGLGFDAVHWQLNVLWTDEWGPREFLEWAESSYLPDVARLRDWFVTEAERGKVLGVIPLLGIYRALLVRPYDWVPCGAGKYSFAINTDGRVLHCPIAVSEKWATAGHIKIGITNGARLRDRCLTCEYRGVCGGRCLYTHYEDYWGEEGFDAVCRVTIKTIETLRAAAPRLAELMKAGVIRREDLDYDPLLDSTEVIP is encoded by the coding sequence GTGCTGTGGTTTCTGCTGACTACCGGCGCGTGTAACCTCAGCTGTAGGTACTGCGGCGGGTCGTTCAACCCCCGGCACTCGCCGTGGAGGCCGCAGGTAGAGCCCCGGGAGGTGGCGCGCTTCATAGCGCAGAGGGACCCGGCCCCCGTGGTGTTTTTCTACGGGGGAGAGCCTCTCCTAAACCCCCGCTACGTCGTGGAGGTAATGGAGGCTCTGCCGGGGGCGAGGTTTGGGATTCAGACAAACGGCACCCTTGTCAGAAATCTGCCTCCTGAGTACTGGCGGAGGATGTCGACGGTTCTTCTCTCCATCGATGGGCCGCCGGAGGTGACGGACTTCTACAGAGGCCCCGGCGTCTACAAGAGGGTGGTGGAGGCGTTGAGGTGGCTGAGGGGGGAGGTCGGCTGTGGGTGCAAAATAATCGCCAGGATGGCTGTGTCGCGGCGGTCTAGCCTCCTCCGCGACGTGGCGCACCTCCTGGGGCTGGGATTCGACGCGGTGCACTGGCAACTGAACGTGCTATGGACGGACGAGTGGGGGCCTCGGGAGTTTCTAGAGTGGGCCGAGTCCAGCTACCTCCCAGACGTGGCTAGGCTGAGGGATTGGTTCGTCACCGAGGCTGAGCGGGGCAAGGTCCTGGGGGTCATCCCCCTGCTGGGCATCTACCGGGCTCTGCTGGTGCGGCCCTACGACTGGGTGCCGTGCGGCGCGGGGAAGTACTCCTTTGCCATAAACACCGACGGGAGGGTGCTCCACTGCCCCATAGCCGTGTCGGAGAAGTGGGCCACGGCGGGGCATATCAAAATCGGCATAACCAACGGCGCCAGGCTGAGGGATAGGTGTCTCACATGTGAGTACCGGGGCGTCTGCGGGGGCCGCTGTCTATACACGCACTACGAGGACTACTGGGGAGAGGAGGGCTTCGACGCCGTCTGCAGAGTGACAATAAAAACCATCGAGACGCTGAGAGCCGCCGCGCCGCGCCTCGCCGAGCTCATGAAGGCGGGAGTCATCCGAAGGGAGGACCTCGATTACGATCCCCTGCTCGACTCAACCGAGGTAATTCCATAG
- a CDS encoding metal ABC transporter permease: MRIRIEAPAALAALAALGHAYFAAPLLFWPLVSLMATSLVLAMHSPLALSRRMTFLAHAQGHSILTAALAAALVLAAVKTAASAWPFYGLVLMFVIVLNLAVLAVGRLGYREDVATGVVMSLQISATIALLFAVRMFYGASVDPIAIITGEYVLVGLGDVAAQAPFLVLASLFPLLYGVRYLYAALDDSFAEAIGLRPRLMDNLFLISMSLAVASSVYTLGSLMPAVLLVMPGAIAARYTTSIARIIPTSVSVAALSVAAAHFIYTLLPWLWPSAAIGLVQLLMLLAKPKAT, encoded by the coding sequence ATGCGCATCCGCATTGAGGCCCCCGCGGCCCTGGCGGCGCTGGCGGCGCTGGGGCACGCCTACTTCGCGGCCCCCCTGCTGTTCTGGCCGCTGGTGTCCCTCATGGCCACGTCGCTTGTACTCGCAATGCACAGCCCCCTAGCGCTGAGTAGACGCATGACGTTCCTAGCCCACGCCCAGGGGCACAGCATCTTGACGGCGGCCCTCGCCGCGGCGCTTGTCCTCGCCGCCGTGAAGACCGCGGCGTCGGCCTGGCCCTTCTACGGGCTTGTGCTGATGTTCGTCATTGTTCTCAACCTGGCGGTGCTGGCGGTGGGAAGGCTTGGATACAGAGAGGACGTGGCCACCGGGGTCGTCATGTCTCTGCAGATATCTGCAACCATAGCCCTGCTATTCGCCGTGCGGATGTTCTACGGAGCATCCGTCGACCCCATCGCCATAATAACCGGCGAATACGTACTGGTGGGCCTCGGCGACGTCGCGGCGCAGGCGCCCTTTCTCGTACTTGCCTCTCTGTTCCCCCTTTTGTACGGCGTGAGGTATTTGTACGCTGCCCTCGACGATAGCTTCGCCGAGGCCATCGGGCTGAGGCCCAGACTCATGGATAACCTATTCCTCATCTCCATGTCCCTTGCGGTGGCGTCAAGCGTCTACACCCTGGGCTCTCTAATGCCCGCCGTTCTCTTGGTTATGCCCGGCGCCATAGCCGCGAGGTACACTACGAGCATCGCCAGGATAATACCTACCTCGGTCTCCGTGGCGGCCCTCTCCGTGGCCGCGGCGCATTTCATCTACACGCTGTTGCCGTGGCTGTGGCCCAGCGCCGCAATCGGCCTAGTGCAGTTGTTGATGTTGCTGGCGAAGCCCAAGGCGACTTGA
- a CDS encoding metal ABC transporter ATP-binding protein produces MSLRLERVSVHRGGRPVLQDVSFAASREFVLVAGPNGAGKTTLFMAILNLLPYEGRICIDEECGRERVYRVGYVPQILPKGSYGTVWEYVYLPAKFRGLSDAAARAEEALKLVDLHDAKDRPVAALSGGQFQRASIARALAAGGDVLLLDEPLSNVDPQGRVELLKLLRELKRDRTILMTSHELSLPSDLADKILLINRRVVAYGSVDEVLREDVLAKVYRYVRLAKTSYGYVCVTEDYAHPH; encoded by the coding sequence ATGTCTCTCAGATTGGAGAGGGTCTCGGTGCACCGGGGGGGCCGCCCCGTGTTGCAAGACGTGTCCTTCGCCGCATCTAGGGAATTCGTCCTGGTGGCGGGGCCGAACGGCGCTGGCAAGACAACTCTGTTTATGGCTATACTCAACCTCCTGCCTTATGAGGGGAGGATCTGCATAGACGAGGAATGCGGTAGGGAGCGGGTCTACAGAGTGGGCTACGTGCCCCAGATTCTACCCAAGGGATCCTACGGCACCGTCTGGGAGTACGTCTACCTGCCCGCCAAGTTCCGGGGGCTGAGCGACGCCGCGGCGAGGGCCGAAGAGGCTTTGAAGCTGGTGGATTTGCATGACGCGAAGGACCGCCCTGTCGCCGCGCTTTCGGGAGGGCAGTTCCAGAGGGCGTCTATAGCAAGGGCGCTGGCGGCTGGGGGCGACGTGTTGCTTCTCGACGAGCCTCTATCCAACGTAGATCCCCAGGGCAGGGTGGAGCTTCTTAAGTTACTTAGAGAGCTGAAGAGGGACAGGACTATACTAATGACGTCGCACGAGCTCAGCCTCCCCTCAGACCTCGCCGACAAGATTCTGCTCATCAACAGGAGGGTCGTGGCGTACGGCTCCGTAGACGAGGTGCTCCGAGAGGACGTCCTGGCGAAGGTTTACCGCTACGTGCGCCTCGCCAAGACGTCCTACGGCTACGTCTGCGTGACCGAGGACTATGCGCATCCGCATTGA
- a CDS encoding translation initiation factor eIF-2B, translated as MDELSREWVRGASWYLDKAVEVVINSDNPVAQAEALRRVRPGMAPLDFLYLVLKRAEDAGVDPKSAAVAVLKYAEGARRGLDEAIANSGFCPRRVATVSLSRAVARFLELAGRCVERLYLAESRPGVEFPEAYRTYSRYVEVVPVTDSAVGALEYDAAVVGLDGLYRDAAVNKVGTLPLLAAARAIGARAVAVFESYKAVPLPAPRPVEVEADVWGVKARVPLFDRAPPDLIDLFITDLGASAELEADRVFDTVLKKVFKLVVG; from the coding sequence ATGGACGAGCTGAGCCGTGAGTGGGTGAGAGGCGCCAGTTGGTACCTCGACAAGGCAGTGGAGGTTGTGATAAATTCGGACAACCCGGTGGCGCAGGCGGAGGCGCTTCGCCGCGTGAGGCCTGGCATGGCCCCCCTGGACTTCCTCTACCTAGTTCTAAAAAGGGCGGAGGACGCCGGCGTTGACCCCAAGTCGGCCGCGGTGGCGGTTTTGAAATACGCCGAGGGGGCGCGGCGGGGGCTTGACGAGGCTATTGCGAACTCCGGCTTCTGCCCGCGGCGGGTCGCCACCGTAAGCCTCAGCCGGGCCGTGGCCCGCTTCCTGGAGCTGGCGGGGAGGTGTGTGGAGAGGCTCTACCTGGCGGAGAGCAGGCCGGGGGTGGAGTTCCCAGAGGCGTACCGCACCTACTCTAGATACGTCGAGGTGGTCCCCGTGACGGACTCGGCGGTGGGAGCGTTGGAGTACGACGCGGCGGTGGTGGGGCTAGACGGCTTGTATCGAGACGCGGCGGTGAACAAGGTGGGCACCCTCCCCCTACTGGCGGCGGCTAGGGCCATTGGGGCGAGGGCGGTGGCGGTTTTCGAAAGCTACAAAGCCGTGCCGCTACCGGCGCCGCGGCCCGTGGAGGTGGAGGCCGACGTGTGGGGTGTAAAGGCCAGGGTGCCGCTGTTCGACCGGGCGCCTCCCGACTTAATCGACCTCTTCATAACCGACCTCGGCGCGTCTGCGGAGCTGGAGGCAGACCGCGTTTTTGACACTGTGCTTAAAAAGGTTTTTAAATTGGTAGTAGGTTGA
- a CDS encoding SWIM zinc finger family protein, whose translation MLCREAAKRAVFALGQEVFIERVERRGPWLYAVSYVRSETRRDVCYQVVLKIKLGTRYFVGRCECPDFKFRGGPCKHIVRAKVALRQYLKLAKRSS comes from the coding sequence GTGCTTTGCAGAGAGGCGGCGAAGAGGGCTGTCTTCGCCCTGGGCCAGGAGGTGTTTATAGAGAGGGTAGAGAGGCGTGGGCCTTGGCTCTACGCCGTCTCCTACGTCAGGTCTGAGACCCGCCGCGACGTCTGCTACCAGGTGGTGCTCAAGATTAAGCTGGGCACTAGGTACTTCGTAGGGCGCTGCGAATGCCCCGACTTCAAATTCCGCGGGGGGCCTTGTAAACACATCGTCCGGGCCAAGGTGGCGTTGAGGCAATACTTAAAACTTGCCAAACGGAGTAGCTAG
- a CDS encoding DUF2203 domain-containing protein, translated as MKLFTLKEANEVVKQLRPLLAPIVEAARRWDELTPEEMEEAERQAQWLLKAASENGFIIRDFVNGIVDFPAVTRDGEFVYLCWKIDEPEVMYYHGPEGFAGRRRIKPGLFD; from the coding sequence GTGAAGCTCTTCACCCTCAAGGAGGCTAACGAGGTGGTTAAGCAACTCAGGCCCCTCCTCGCCCCCATAGTGGAGGCGGCGAGGCGGTGGGACGAGTTGACTCCCGAAGAAATGGAGGAGGCAGAGAGGCAGGCCCAGTGGTTGCTGAAGGCTGCGTCTGAAAACGGCTTTATCATCAGGGATTTCGTGAATGGAATTGTGGACTTTCCCGCGGTGACGAGAGACGGCGAATTTGTATACCTATGCTGGAAAATAGACGAGCCGGAGGTTATGTACTACCACGGCCCCGAGGGCTTCGCCGGGCGGAGACGTATAAAGCCGGGCCTCTTCGACTAG
- the lysX gene encoding lysine biosynthesis protein LysX codes for MYLSVWIYISPVWSIWVIGVRFIYRLVLPLHGEIDFVYDVARLDEKLLLAELRNLGLRVRAVNIEEVVAPDGLGEVGVIRVAARSRVIPTAFTYESRGGVAINSAMSLVLSHDKYLTYLRLVGAGVPTPATYLVFGGEAAVAVAEKLNYPVIVKPTDGSWGRFVNLVKSPEDLQSLVLQKWEMDSHMHLFLVQEYVEKPGRDIRVTVVGDRAVAAIYRISQGDWRTNTARGGRAEPVKIDPELEDIAVRASRAVGTLYSGVDVVESERGYMVLEVNGVPEFKNVQRVTGVNVAGEIAKLVAEVARR; via the coding sequence ATGTATCTATCCGTCTGGATCTATATAAGCCCTGTGTGGAGTATTTGGGTAATAGGAGTGAGATTTATATACCGCCTCGTTTTGCCGCTTCATGGGGAAATTGATTTCGTCTACGACGTCGCCAGGCTCGACGAGAAGCTTCTACTAGCCGAGCTGAGGAACCTTGGCCTTAGGGTTAGGGCGGTTAATATTGAGGAGGTGGTGGCGCCAGACGGCTTGGGGGAGGTGGGGGTTATACGCGTCGCCGCGAGGTCTAGGGTGATCCCCACCGCGTTTACCTACGAGAGCCGCGGCGGCGTGGCTATAAACAGCGCCATGTCGCTTGTCCTATCCCACGACAAGTACCTCACCTACCTCCGCCTAGTGGGGGCCGGGGTGCCCACCCCGGCCACCTACCTAGTGTTTGGGGGCGAGGCGGCGGTGGCCGTGGCGGAGAAGTTGAACTACCCGGTGATTGTGAAGCCGACCGACGGGTCGTGGGGCCGGTTTGTAAATCTGGTGAAGTCCCCCGAAGATCTGCAGTCGCTAGTTTTGCAGAAGTGGGAGATGGACAGCCACATGCACCTCTTCCTAGTGCAGGAGTATGTGGAGAAGCCGGGGCGGGACATCAGAGTGACCGTGGTGGGGGACAGGGCGGTGGCCGCCATCTATAGAATTAGCCAGGGGGACTGGCGCACCAACACCGCGAGGGGCGGGAGGGCCGAGCCGGTCAAGATAGACCCGGAGCTTGAGGACATAGCGGTGAGGGCCAGCAGGGCCGTGGGGACGCTGTACTCGGGCGTAGACGTGGTGGAGTCGGAGAGGGGCTACATGGTTCTCGAAGTCAACGGAGTCCCAGAGTTTAAGAACGTGCAGAGGGTCACCGGCGTAAATGTGGCTGGGGAGATCGCCAAGCTGGTGGCTGAGGTGGCTAGGCGCTAG
- a CDS encoding DUF1122 family protein: protein MNPRYVATEWERHVYCVFHRHMEPGDVLYAEYVDDLQTFQALQRGEPPEATRLGKLLVHCGYRIVKNWYHPEGWLEGGMKLQAVKV, encoded by the coding sequence ATAAACCCCAGGTATGTAGCCACGGAGTGGGAGCGCCACGTATACTGCGTATTCCACCGACACATGGAGCCGGGCGACGTGCTGTATGCAGAATACGTAGACGACCTCCAAACCTTCCAAGCCCTCCAGCGGGGAGAGCCGCCCGAGGCCACTAGATTGGGGAAGCTCCTCGTCCACTGCGGCTACAGAATTGTAAAGAACTGGTACCACCCAGAGGGGTGGCTGGAGGGCGGCATGAAGCTACAGGCAGTGAAGGTGTAG
- a CDS encoding diphthine--ammonia ligase, translating to MDVLVLYTGGKDSHYAALRAVEEGHVIKCLVTAAPRRHDSYMFHTVNVMWASLHGEAMGVPHHFVEVSGEREVEVEELAEALRYAARDCGVEAVVTGAVASRYQKERVDKIAERLGLRHVAPLWGRGQEELLLEEAARLGFIIVAAMAMGLGRGWLGARVGPAEARRLVELSRLYGFSPVGEGGEYETYVVESPLFRGRRVEVVEGDVVWSEAGWGYYVIKKARLV from the coding sequence GTGGACGTCTTGGTGCTCTACACGGGGGGTAAGGACAGCCACTACGCCGCCCTCCGGGCCGTGGAGGAGGGGCACGTAATCAAGTGCCTAGTCACGGCCGCGCCGCGTAGGCACGACTCCTACATGTTCCACACGGTGAACGTCATGTGGGCGTCGCTACACGGCGAGGCGATGGGGGTGCCCCACCACTTCGTGGAGGTGTCCGGGGAGAGGGAGGTGGAGGTGGAGGAGCTGGCCGAGGCTCTCCGATACGCGGCTAGGGACTGCGGCGTGGAGGCTGTGGTGACCGGGGCCGTGGCGTCTAGATACCAGAAGGAGAGGGTGGATAAAATCGCGGAGAGGCTGGGCCTCCGCCACGTCGCGCCGCTCTGGGGCCGGGGCCAGGAGGAGCTTCTGCTGGAGGAGGCGGCCCGCCTCGGCTTCATAATAGTGGCGGCCATGGCCATGGGGCTGGGCCGGGGCTGGCTGGGGGCGAGGGTGGGCCCCGCAGAGGCGAGGAGGCTCGTCGAGCTGAGCCGCCTCTACGGCTTCTCACCCGTGGGCGAGGGGGGCGAGTACGAGACCTACGTGGTGGAGAGCCCCCTATTCCGGGGCAGAAGAGTTGAGGTGGTGGAGGGAGACGTGGTGTGGAGTGAGGCTGGCTGGGGCTACTACGTGATAAAGAAGGCGAGGCTCGTGTAA
- a CDS encoding ABC transporter permease, with amino-acid sequence MLPDVARLAWLAVRERAGRSALAALGVFIAFLALATALSIGETFKGVVEEAFQRLGLNTVWILPRFRPLTEADVATVSALLPTAVIIPMTGEGAKARLPDGSERDVMIYYVPPEAVDVLIPRDALKSGVMSIGGSLALVSTRVKMAGDVPLEPGMPVTLERSTGPPLEVTAAGVVDLSGIAGPLGGGDVFVDRALSAVEGYALIYVITDSPQTAEKAAARLTPYFPDATILSPQVLARQVGQFAAIAQLGLGVLAGVSALITAMWLYDTMTISILQRTKEIGIMRAVGFKRRHILAVILAESLIVIAMGIAAALPALFLISQISIPIGFGAALKLRIAPVAVLASAAVVLAANLLGALAPACRASRLNIVDALRYE; translated from the coding sequence GTGTTGCCAGACGTAGCTAGGCTTGCGTGGCTGGCGGTTAGGGAGAGGGCCGGCAGGTCGGCGCTAGCCGCCTTGGGCGTCTTCATCGCCTTCCTGGCCCTCGCGACGGCGCTCTCCATAGGGGAGACCTTCAAGGGCGTCGTGGAGGAGGCCTTTCAGCGCCTTGGGCTAAACACGGTGTGGATACTGCCCCGGTTTAGGCCACTTACAGAGGCCGACGTGGCCACGGTTTCCGCCCTCCTCCCAACGGCTGTGATTATACCGATGACGGGGGAGGGCGCCAAGGCGAGGTTGCCAGACGGCTCCGAGAGGGACGTGATGATATACTACGTGCCGCCGGAGGCCGTGGACGTGTTAATTCCGCGGGACGCCTTGAAATCCGGCGTCATGTCGATAGGCGGCTCCCTAGCCCTGGTCTCCACCAGGGTCAAGATGGCCGGGGACGTACCGCTCGAGCCAGGCATGCCTGTTACGCTGGAGCGCTCGACGGGGCCGCCGCTGGAGGTGACAGCGGCGGGGGTGGTGGACCTCTCCGGCATCGCTGGTCCACTCGGCGGCGGCGACGTCTTTGTGGACAGAGCCCTCTCCGCGGTGGAGGGCTACGCCTTGATCTACGTCATCACGGACAGCCCCCAGACGGCGGAGAAGGCGGCGGCCCGGCTGACGCCCTACTTCCCAGACGCCACCATTCTCTCCCCCCAGGTACTGGCGCGACAGGTTGGGCAGTTCGCCGCCATTGCCCAGCTGGGGCTCGGCGTCTTGGCCGGCGTAAGCGCCTTGATAACCGCTATGTGGCTCTACGACACCATGACAATATCTATTCTGCAGAGGACGAAGGAAATCGGCATAATGAGGGCCGTCGGGTTCAAGAGGAGGCACATCCTCGCGGTGATACTCGCCGAGTCTCTCATTGTAATAGCCATGGGCATCGCCGCCGCGCTACCGGCACTGTTCCTCATCTCGCAGATATCAATCCCCATAGGCTTCGGCGCCGCACTGAAACTCAGAATAGCCCCCGTGGCCGTGCTCGCCTCAGCCGCGGTGGTGCTGGCCGCCAATCTGCTAGGCGCCCTGGCCCCCGCCTGCAGAGCAAGTAGACTAAACATAGTAGACGCCCTCAGATACGAATAG
- a CDS encoding acylphosphatase, with protein MDMVRAHVFIRGRVQGVFFRQSMREVATRHGVKGWVRNRSDGRTVEAVLEGPKDAVEKVLQWARVGPPGARVEDLEVRWEEYRGEFQDFKILPTE; from the coding sequence ATGGACATGGTGAGAGCCCACGTCTTCATAAGGGGGAGGGTGCAGGGCGTCTTCTTCAGGCAGTCTATGAGAGAGGTCGCCACTAGACACGGCGTCAAGGGCTGGGTCAGGAACAGATCCGACGGCAGGACAGTCGAGGCCGTGCTGGAGGGGCCGAAGGACGCGGTGGAGAAGGTCCTCCAGTGGGCACGGGTGGGGCCCCCCGGCGCCCGTGTAGAGGACTTGGAGGTGCGCTGGGAGGAGTACCGCGGCGAGTTCCAAGACTTTAAAATACTGCCGACCGAGTAG
- the deoC gene encoding deoxyribose-phosphate aldolase, producing the protein MLQVVDYALLKPYLTVEDVARGAARAEELGVASFCVNPVYAQYVRPLLRRVKLCVVVDFPFGASQTWERAQAVSRLAEVAEELDVVAPIGLVKSRRWVEVRRDLVSVVGAAGGRVVKVIVEEPYLTDEERYRLYDIVAEAGAHFIKSSTGFAEEAYAKQLGNPAHSTPERAAAIARYIRERGYRLGVKMAGGIRTREQARAIIEAIGFGLDPARVRLGTSTPEALA; encoded by the coding sequence GTGCTCCAGGTGGTGGACTACGCCCTTCTCAAGCCGTACCTGACCGTGGAGGATGTGGCGAGGGGTGCCGCTAGGGCTGAGGAGCTGGGGGTGGCCTCCTTCTGCGTCAACCCGGTCTACGCCCAGTACGTGAGGCCGCTTCTGAGGAGGGTGAAGCTCTGCGTGGTGGTCGACTTCCCCTTCGGCGCCTCCCAGACCTGGGAGAGGGCGCAAGCCGTCTCTAGGCTCGCGGAGGTGGCGGAGGAGCTGGACGTCGTGGCGCCGATCGGCTTGGTGAAGTCCCGGAGGTGGGTGGAGGTGAGGCGGGACCTCGTCAGCGTGGTGGGGGCGGCCGGCGGGAGGGTTGTCAAGGTGATCGTAGAGGAGCCTTATCTCACCGACGAGGAGAGGTACAGGCTGTACGACATAGTGGCGGAGGCCGGGGCCCACTTTATAAAAAGCTCCACCGGCTTCGCCGAGGAGGCCTACGCCAAGCAGCTGGGCAACCCCGCCCACTCCACGCCTGAGAGGGCGGCGGCGATCGCCAGGTACATCAGAGAGAGGGGGTACAGACTGGGGGTGAAGATGGCCGGCGGGATTAGGACAAGGGAGCAGGCCCGCGCCATTATAGAAGCCATAGGCTTCGGCCTGGACCCGGCGCGGGTTAGGCTGGGGACCTCCACACCTGAGGCCCTCGCGTAA
- a CDS encoding DUF86 domain-containing protein, giving the protein MGACLSVLQRASEARGAINDALRIASRGFEELSDEEVWALRYQLIVLVETLASMCIKFARASWGRVFSSYRECLREVDRGLGTGCGEVLAALVGLRNLLVHRYFAVDDRRVYDAVKSDFKCVLEFIKRVEENAPCLPS; this is encoded by the coding sequence ATGGGGGCCTGCCTCTCCGTACTCCAGAGGGCATCGGAGGCGCGGGGGGCCATAAACGACGCCTTGAGGATAGCCAGCCGCGGATTTGAGGAACTCAGCGACGAGGAGGTGTGGGCCCTTCGGTACCAGCTAATTGTGCTCGTGGAGACCCTCGCCTCTATGTGCATAAAGTTCGCGAGGGCGTCGTGGGGCCGCGTGTTTTCCTCCTACCGCGAGTGTCTAAGGGAGGTGGACAGGGGGCTGGGGACCGGCTGTGGAGAGGTCCTAGCCGCCTTGGTGGGGCTCCGCAACCTCCTCGTCCATAGATACTTCGCAGTGGACGACAGAAGGGTGTACGACGCGGTGAAGAGCGACTTCAAATGCGTTCTCGAATTTATCAAGAGGGTTGAGGAAAATGCGCCCTGTCTACCAAGTTAG
- a CDS encoding nucleotidyltransferase family protein: MRPVYQVRLDEVLEKLRRAAGGRRLAVLFGSAAESEVVHDIDVLIDGSDLGEALRLAAEIEEALGVPADVVPAGFAPPCLVAEALTRGVVVAADWDYYDELLYLSVGQCQDLKIKLREAGINIP; this comes from the coding sequence ATGCGCCCTGTCTACCAAGTTAGGCTGGACGAGGTTCTGGAGAAGTTGAGGAGGGCGGCCGGCGGCAGGAGGCTGGCCGTGCTGTTCGGCTCCGCCGCGGAGTCGGAGGTGGTGCACGACATCGATGTCCTCATCGACGGCTCGGATCTGGGAGAGGCCCTCCGCCTCGCGGCCGAGATAGAGGAGGCCCTGGGCGTCCCCGCAGACGTGGTGCCCGCCGGATTCGCGCCGCCTTGCCTCGTCGCCGAGGCCCTGACGCGGGGCGTCGTGGTGGCCGCCGACTGGGACTACTACGACGAGCTACTGTACCTCTCAGTGGGGCAGTGCCAAGACCTCAAGATTAAGCTTAGAGAAGCGGGGATTAACATCCCTTAA
- a CDS encoding winged helix-turn-helix domain-containing protein, whose translation MKIEYYLVLEALASGTPPGRISKMLDMEPHDVEAIINTLQERGYVERRGARYVLTEAGRKTLEEWREQARRELGDAVELRRAGREAEAWEIVERWLPALPILVGLGVVSLALWKLLTGKR comes from the coding sequence GTGAAGATCGAGTACTACCTCGTCCTGGAGGCCCTCGCCTCAGGAACGCCCCCCGGCAGGATCAGCAAGATGCTAGACATGGAGCCCCACGACGTAGAGGCTATAATCAACACCCTCCAGGAGAGGGGCTACGTGGAGAGAAGAGGCGCCCGCTACGTCTTGACAGAAGCCGGGCGCAAGACGCTGGAGGAGTGGAGAGAACAGGCCAGGAGAGAGCTGGGAGACGCCGTTGAGCTCCGCAGAGCCGGCAGAGAGGCAGAGGCCTGGGAAATCGTGGAGAGGTGGCTACCCGCGCTCCCCATACTCGTAGGCCTCGGCGTGGTTTCCCTCGCCCTGTGGAAACTCCTCACAGGTAAGCGGTAG